A window from Tenacibaculum singaporense encodes these proteins:
- a CDS encoding TonB-dependent receptor, whose translation MKTKILFLALLLGSYHVFSQQFKGKVLNTNKKPLENVYVYNTTSNSHTHTKVNGEFILDNSKVGDIIEFGILGYKKINLELGSDDLSSPKTIILEMKSFLLDEMVLSNKRDPLQTIVRVDLDKKPVSSSQQILQRVPGLFIGQHAGGGKAEQIFLRGFDIDHGTDIALSVDGTPVNMVSHAHGQGYSDLHFIIPETIEKINFGKGPYYASKGDFNTAGYVDFKTKTYLQNSRVEVGIGQFNTFRTLGMFNLLDKNNTDNAYVAIEYLETDGFVESPQNFSRINIFTKYRTFLKDNSSLSLSASYFTSKWDASGQIPQREVDNGNITRFGSIDDTEGGTTSRTNINLEHSKVLKNDVSVTSNVFYSNYNFNLFSNFTFFLDDPVNGDQIKQTENRDVFGFNTQFKKKTHISNTPVELTFGTGLRADIVDNLELSHTLQRKEVLDRIQLGKVNQTNYYAFVNSEFEFGKFMVAPALRLDYLKFNYNDYLLDEYKTFSESQVVVNPKINVTYTPNEKIQWFLKSGIGFHSNDTRVVATQPNRKTLPRAYGVDLGAVWKPTSKIAINTALWYLLSEDELVYVGDAGIVEPSGEVQRYGIDLGLRYQLTDWLYFDSDATFTKAESVDDPSGENNIPLAPKVTVTGGLSINNYKNFSGGVHYRYIGDRPANEDNSIVAEGYFVTDANISYKINNITLGVALENIFDVAWNETQFATESRLQNEPNSVEEIHFTPGTPFSAKATIRYSF comes from the coding sequence TTGAAAACAAAGATTTTATTTTTAGCATTATTGTTAGGTAGTTACCATGTATTTTCACAACAATTTAAAGGAAAGGTATTAAATACCAACAAAAAGCCTTTAGAGAATGTATATGTATATAATACTACTAGTAACAGCCATACACATACAAAAGTTAATGGAGAATTTATCTTAGATAATTCAAAAGTAGGAGATATTATTGAATTTGGAATTCTAGGATACAAAAAAATCAACTTAGAATTAGGTAGTGACGATCTAAGCTCTCCAAAAACAATTATTTTAGAAATGAAAAGTTTTTTGTTAGATGAGATGGTATTATCTAACAAGAGAGATCCATTACAAACAATTGTAAGAGTTGATTTAGATAAAAAACCAGTAAGTTCATCTCAACAAATATTACAACGAGTACCAGGACTTTTTATAGGTCAACATGCTGGTGGAGGAAAAGCGGAACAAATATTTTTAAGAGGTTTTGATATTGATCACGGTACAGATATAGCGTTGTCGGTAGACGGAACACCAGTAAATATGGTTTCTCATGCACACGGACAAGGGTATAGTGATTTACACTTTATAATTCCTGAAACCATCGAAAAAATTAACTTCGGAAAAGGACCTTACTACGCTAGTAAAGGAGATTTTAATACTGCTGGATATGTAGATTTTAAAACAAAAACATATTTACAAAACAGTAGAGTAGAAGTTGGTATAGGACAGTTCAATACATTTAGAACTTTAGGAATGTTTAATTTGTTAGATAAAAATAATACAGACAATGCTTATGTAGCTATTGAGTATTTAGAAACAGATGGTTTTGTAGAATCTCCTCAGAATTTTAGTCGAATTAATATTTTTACGAAGTATAGAACCTTTTTAAAAGATAATAGTAGTTTATCATTATCAGCTTCATATTTTACTAGTAAATGGGATGCTTCTGGGCAAATACCACAAAGAGAAGTTGATAATGGAAATATTACTCGTTTTGGTTCAATTGATGATACTGAAGGAGGAACAACATCGAGAACAAACATAAACTTAGAACACTCAAAAGTTTTAAAGAACGATGTTAGTGTAACTTCAAACGTTTTTTATTCAAATTATAATTTTAATTTATTTTCAAACTTTACCTTCTTTTTAGATGATCCTGTGAACGGAGATCAAATAAAGCAAACTGAAAACAGAGATGTTTTCGGGTTCAATACACAGTTTAAAAAGAAAACCCATATATCAAATACACCTGTAGAGTTGACTTTTGGAACAGGTTTACGTGCTGATATTGTAGATAATTTAGAGCTATCGCATACACTTCAAAGAAAAGAAGTTTTAGATCGAATTCAATTAGGAAAGGTAAATCAAACTAACTATTACGCTTTTGTAAATAGTGAGTTTGAGTTTGGGAAATTTATGGTGGCACCAGCTTTACGTTTAGATTATTTAAAATTTAACTACAATGATTATTTACTAGATGAATACAAAACGTTTTCTGAATCACAAGTAGTAGTTAATCCTAAGATAAATGTTACTTATACTCCAAATGAAAAAATTCAATGGTTTTTAAAATCAGGAATAGGCTTTCATTCAAATGATACTAGGGTAGTGGCAACCCAACCCAACAGGAAAACATTACCTAGAGCTTATGGTGTTGATTTAGGGGCTGTTTGGAAACCAACCTCAAAAATAGCTATAAATACAGCATTATGGTACTTACTTTCAGAAGATGAATTGGTTTATGTTGGAGATGCTGGTATTGTAGAACCTTCAGGAGAAGTACAACGCTATGGTATTGATTTAGGTCTTAGATATCAGTTAACAGATTGGTTATATTTTGATAGTGATGCTACTTTTACAAAAGCAGAAAGTGTTGACGATCCGTCTGGAGAAAATAATATTCCTTTAGCTCCTAAAGTAACTGTAACAGGAGGATTATCAATAAATAATTATAAGAACTTTTCAGGAGGAGTTCATTACAGATATATAGGTGATAGACCTGCAAATGAAGATAATTCAATAGTAGCAGAAGGTTATTTTGTTACCGATGCGAATATTAGTTATAAAATAAATAATATAACACTAGGTGTAGCGTTAGAAAATATTTTTGATGTAGCTTGGAATGAAACACAGTTTGCTACAGAATCAAGGTTGCAAAATGAACCAAATTCTGTGGAAGAAATTCATTTTACACCAGGAACTCCGTTTTCTGCAAAAGCCACCATACGATATTCTTTTTAA
- a CDS encoding anti-sigma factor produces the protein MATNKHIESGILELYIAGALSDKENEQVYSLMVEHPEILEEVKEIEKSISILTSHVAPKNAKNSFKDVLIKMLQEKEDSAKTIPLRTSKNNWVTYTGWAAALVVGSTLILSLNKSANLQGQIDTINEAKEQYEIKLDETNADLAENKKLLAVIRSKDIVTVPLQGQKVYPEAYAKVYWNKNSKNIYLDVQGLPDPPEGKVYQVWSLKLDPLSPTSLGTIDNFAASDSKIFTINNPNDSQAFGITLEPAGGSETPTLEQLYTLGAV, from the coding sequence ATGGCTACAAATAAACACATAGAATCTGGAATATTAGAACTATACATAGCTGGTGCTCTTTCTGATAAAGAAAATGAGCAAGTATATAGTTTGATGGTGGAACATCCTGAGATTTTAGAAGAGGTAAAAGAAATTGAAAAATCAATTTCTATTCTTACTTCTCATGTTGCTCCTAAAAATGCTAAAAATTCTTTTAAAGACGTTTTAATTAAAATGTTACAAGAAAAAGAAGATTCAGCTAAAACAATTCCTTTACGAACATCTAAAAATAATTGGGTAACTTATACAGGGTGGGCTGCTGCTTTAGTAGTTGGTAGTACTTTAATTTTATCGTTAAATAAGAGTGCTAATTTACAAGGTCAAATAGACACGATTAATGAAGCTAAAGAACAATATGAAATTAAGTTAGATGAAACTAATGCTGATTTAGCTGAAAACAAAAAGCTTTTAGCAGTAATAAGAAGCAAAGATATTGTTACAGTTCCTTTACAAGGACAAAAAGTATATCCTGAAGCCTATGCAAAGGTATATTGGAATAAAAACTCTAAAAATATTTACCTTGATGTTCAGGGATTACCTGATCCTCCAGAAGGAAAAGTATACCAAGTATGGTCTTTAAAACTTGATCCGTTATCTCCAACTAGTTTAGGTACTATAGATAACTTTGCTGCTAGTGATAGTAAAATATTTACTATTAACAATCCTAATGATTCACAAGCTTTCGGTATTACTCTAGAGCCAGCTGGAGGAAGCGAAACTCCTACTTTAGAACAATTATATACTCTAGGTGCAGTATAA
- a CDS encoding RNA polymerase sigma factor, translating to MQLESLVKNFKNKDVKAFESLYEMYKQSVTGVVYNIVRDQTIAEEITQDVFIKAWNNANTYSEKKGRFFTWIINIARNAAIDKTRSKNFKNSSKNLDAEIFVDILENHDSLDSKTDAIGIKNFVNKLKDTCIKVIELLYFKGFTQKEVSESLKMPLGTVKTRSRNCINELRLMLK from the coding sequence ATGCAACTAGAATCCCTCGTTAAAAATTTTAAAAACAAAGATGTAAAAGCTTTTGAAAGCCTCTACGAAATGTACAAACAAAGCGTTACTGGTGTAGTTTACAATATTGTCAGAGATCAAACAATAGCTGAAGAAATAACACAAGATGTTTTTATAAAAGCTTGGAATAACGCAAACACTTATTCTGAAAAAAAAGGACGTTTTTTCACATGGATTATCAATATTGCCAGAAATGCAGCTATTGATAAAACAAGATCTAAAAACTTTAAGAACAGTTCTAAAAACCTTGATGCCGAAATTTTCGTAGATATATTAGAGAACCATGACAGTTTAGACTCTAAAACTGATGCTATTGGTATAAAAAACTTTGTAAACAAGTTAAAAGATACTTGTATTAAGGTTATAGAGCTTCTTTACTTTAAAGGCTTTACACAAAAGGAGGTTTCTGAAAGTTTAAAAATGCCTCTTGGCACTGTAAAAACTAGAAGCCGAAATTGTATTAACGAATTAAGACTTATGCTTAAATAA
- a CDS encoding zinc-dependent metalloprotease: MFTKQLKLVCLLFLTISIAGIQDINAQKRKKKKNKAKTEISSKSKKKKPKKTIKSLTKSSKKLDGLFTIYQDTVTGDVKLLLKKDQLDKDFIYFSQIADGVTEARAFRGSYRGSSIFNIKKHFNKIEFVAPNTSFYFDENNAISKSARANISDAIIASTKILASDEKKGEYLIDANPLFISEVFTRIKAPNFPKSSPFAFKLGRFDKKKSKINSIKNYPENTNLKTEYVYNNPSVLNQGSRAIKDGRYISIKVFHTFMNVPENNYQTRMDDPRVGYFLTTTNDMTSTETVNYRDFIHRWKLVKKNPDLAISEPIKPITWWIENSTPKEFIETIKEGVLAWNEAFEKAGFKNAMVVKVQPDDATWDAGDVRYNVLRWTSSPNPPFGGYGPSFVNPKTGEILGADIMLEYVHFTNRVKYNKIFGDVSKASSEEEALAIFTNENNHMYCSAGHLMHENTMFGKTVLAATGASDLEMEGMKREAMKSLIMHEVGHTLGLNHNMKASQLFSPEQLADADFIKGKCLTGSVMDYAAINLTLDRSKQGQYYDTAVGPYDIWAIQYGYTPFKNRAEMDALLAQSTKPELIFGNDVDDMRSPGKAIDPRVMTGDLSNDQIKYSIDRIKLANNMMKNIKQRFSKNGETYEELRNAYYIINGQAARAGDVISRFIGGVYVDRAVSGQENAAQPYTPVSLADQKRAMEALKTYVFAPNAFNAPKDLYNYLARQRRGFNFFARSEDPKIHAEVLSYQKRVLNHILHRNTLQRISDSELYGNQYKLANFMTDLNNAIFKADINTNVNSFRQNLQTEYTKMLLKMINGKSKYTNASKAMALYNLNRIKSWVSNGVGNIATKAHKNQLKLLINNTLKDVK; the protein is encoded by the coding sequence ATGTTTACAAAACAACTAAAGTTAGTTTGTTTACTTTTTTTAACCATTTCAATAGCGGGTATTCAAGACATAAATGCTCAAAAAAGGAAAAAGAAAAAGAACAAAGCTAAAACAGAGATTTCTTCTAAATCAAAGAAAAAGAAACCCAAAAAGACAATCAAAAGCTTAACAAAAAGCAGTAAAAAATTAGATGGTTTATTTACTATTTATCAAGACACAGTTACTGGAGATGTTAAGCTATTATTGAAAAAGGATCAACTAGACAAAGATTTTATCTATTTCTCGCAAATAGCTGATGGTGTTACAGAAGCTCGTGCATTTAGAGGTTCTTATAGAGGTTCAAGCATTTTCAACATAAAAAAACACTTTAATAAAATTGAGTTTGTTGCTCCTAACACTTCATTTTATTTTGATGAAAATAATGCAATTTCAAAATCAGCAAGAGCAAATATTAGTGATGCCATCATAGCTAGTACTAAAATTTTAGCTTCAGATGAAAAGAAAGGAGAATATTTAATAGATGCTAATCCTTTATTTATTTCTGAAGTTTTTACTCGAATTAAAGCTCCAAACTTTCCTAAAAGCTCTCCTTTTGCTTTCAAGTTAGGTAGATTCGATAAGAAAAAATCAAAAATAAATAGCATAAAGAACTATCCAGAAAACACTAATCTTAAAACTGAATATGTATACAACAATCCTTCAGTCTTAAATCAAGGGTCAAGAGCGATTAAAGATGGTAGATATATTTCTATAAAGGTTTTTCATACGTTTATGAACGTTCCTGAAAATAACTACCAAACTAGAATGGATGATCCTAGAGTAGGTTATTTTTTAACTACCACTAACGACATGACCTCTACTGAAACGGTAAACTATAGAGATTTTATACACCGTTGGAAACTTGTTAAGAAAAACCCTGATTTAGCTATTTCTGAGCCTATAAAACCAATTACTTGGTGGATTGAAAACTCAACACCTAAAGAATTTATTGAAACCATAAAAGAAGGTGTTTTAGCTTGGAACGAGGCTTTTGAAAAAGCTGGGTTTAAAAATGCTATGGTTGTAAAAGTTCAACCAGATGACGCTACGTGGGATGCTGGTGATGTTCGTTATAACGTATTACGTTGGACCTCTTCTCCTAACCCTCCTTTTGGTGGTTACGGACCAAGTTTTGTGAATCCAAAAACAGGAGAAATTCTAGGAGCTGACATTATGCTTGAATATGTTCATTTTACCAATCGTGTAAAATACAATAAAATATTTGGTGATGTTTCAAAAGCATCTTCTGAAGAAGAGGCACTTGCTATTTTTACAAATGAAAACAACCACATGTACTGTTCAGCAGGTCATTTAATGCACGAAAACACCATGTTTGGTAAAACAGTTTTAGCTGCTACTGGTGCATCTGATTTAGAAATGGAAGGCATGAAAAGAGAAGCTATGAAATCACTAATCATGCACGAAGTTGGTCATACATTAGGATTAAACCACAATATGAAAGCAAGTCAGTTATTTTCACCTGAACAATTAGCTGACGCTGATTTTATAAAAGGAAAATGCTTAACTGGTTCTGTTATGGACTATGCTGCTATTAACTTAACTCTTGATAGAAGTAAACAAGGGCAATATTATGATACTGCTGTAGGACCTTATGATATTTGGGCTATCCAATATGGTTATACGCCTTTTAAAAATAGAGCAGAAATGGATGCTTTATTAGCACAATCAACAAAACCAGAATTAATTTTTGGTAATGATGTTGATGACATGCGTTCTCCTGGTAAAGCTATCGACCCTCGTGTTATGACAGGCGATTTATCAAACGACCAAATCAAATATTCAATTGATCGTATTAAGTTAGCCAATAATATGATGAAAAACATTAAACAACGTTTTTCTAAAAATGGAGAAACCTATGAAGAACTCAGAAATGCTTATTACATCATAAATGGTCAAGCTGCTAGAGCTGGTGATGTAATTTCAAGGTTTATTGGAGGTGTTTATGTAGATAGAGCTGTATCTGGTCAAGAAAATGCAGCCCAACCATACACACCGGTTAGTTTAGCTGATCAAAAAAGAGCTATGGAAGCTCTAAAAACTTATGTTTTTGCTCCTAACGCTTTTAACGCTCCTAAAGATTTATATAACTATTTAGCAAGACAAAGACGTGGTTTTAACTTCTTTGCAAGATCTGAAGATCCTAAAATTCATGCTGAAGTATTAAGTTATCAAAAAAGAGTTTTAAATCATATTTTACACAGAAACACTTTACAAAGAATTTCTGATTCAGAATTATATGGAAATCAATATAAACTGGCTAATTTTATGACAGACCTTAACAATGCTATTTTTAAGGCTGATATAAATACCAATGTAAACTCCTTCCGTCAAAACTTACAAACAGAGTATACTAAGATGCTATTAAAGATGATTAATGGTAAAAGTAAGTATACAAATGCTTCTAAAGCTATGGCTTTATACAACTTAAATAGAATTAAGTCATGGGTAAGTAATGGTGTTGGAAATATTGCCACTAAAGCTCATAAAAATCAATTAAAACTGTTAATTAATAACACTCTTAAAGATGTAAAATAA
- a CDS encoding YdeI/OmpD-associated family protein, with the protein MENKPHLYFKTHIEWRAWLLDNHNKSDGVHLILYKVDVDIPSMRWEEAVKVALCFGWIDSTVKSLGDGKRRQYFCPRKPKSVWSALNKKYIKELTTAKLMHPAGINSVKIAKENGSWYALDAVENLIIPEDLQIEFDKNPTAFNNFQNFAPSYRKSYLYWIHQAKREATRIKRINEIIRLCEANIKSK; encoded by the coding sequence ATGGAAAACAAACCTCATCTATATTTTAAAACACATATTGAATGGAGAGCTTGGTTATTAGATAACCATAATAAAAGCGATGGAGTTCATCTAATTTTATACAAAGTTGACGTAGACATACCTAGTATGCGCTGGGAAGAAGCAGTAAAAGTAGCTTTATGCTTTGGTTGGATAGATAGTACTGTGAAAAGTTTAGGTGATGGTAAAAGGCGACAATACTTCTGTCCTAGAAAGCCTAAAAGTGTATGGAGTGCTTTAAATAAAAAATACATCAAAGAGCTAACTACCGCCAAATTAATGCACCCTGCTGGAATTAATTCAGTTAAAATTGCTAAAGAAAATGGCTCTTGGTATGCTTTAGATGCTGTAGAAAATTTAATTATTCCTGAAGATTTACAAATTGAATTTGACAAAAACCCTACTGCTTTTAACAATTTTCAAAACTTTGCTCCGTCTTACCGTAAGAGCTACTTGTACTGGATACATCAAGCTAAGAGAGAAGCAACAAGAATAAAACGAATTAATGAAATTATTCGTCTGTGCGAAGCCAATATAAAGTCTAAATAA
- a CDS encoding M28 family peptidase, with protein MRKLIILFLLISTNILAQTDTKIYDIINAISSDRIKTDITTLTNFGTRHTLSDTISNTRGIGAARRWIKSEFDKISSDCNNCLEVFYQKDLIRKGANSRITKNVWVVNVVAIQKGTKYPNNYIVMSGDIDSRISDPNNFTDDAPGANDNASGMAGTIEAARVLSNYTFENSIIYVGLSGEEQGLFGGKGLAAYAKEKNWNIVGVMNNDMIGNIKGVDGVIDNRTFRIFSEPVPPTETERQRKARRFYGGEVDGISRQLARYIYKTTKTYMPEMNPKMIYRLDRFGRGGHHRPFNDTGFAGIRIMEAHENYTQQHQDIRTENGIEYGDRLQFVNFEYAKKLTAVNAINLASIASAPPSPKNVGIGGIVEASAKLQWDNVDGAKGYKIYWRDTTSPTWDNFRYVENTTKFPLEGIVLDNYFFGVSAVGKNGHESIVSFPSKIIR; from the coding sequence ATGAGAAAACTCATAATACTATTCCTTCTTATTTCTACAAATATATTAGCACAAACCGATACTAAAATATACGATATTATCAATGCTATTTCTAGTGATAGAATTAAAACAGATATTACTACACTAACAAATTTCGGTACTCGACATACACTAAGCGATACTATTTCTAATACACGTGGAATTGGTGCAGCACGTCGTTGGATTAAATCTGAATTCGATAAAATTTCTTCTGATTGTAATAACTGTCTAGAGGTATTTTATCAAAAAGACTTGATAAGAAAAGGAGCTAACAGTAGAATAACTAAAAATGTTTGGGTTGTTAATGTAGTGGCTATTCAAAAAGGAACTAAATACCCTAATAATTACATTGTAATGAGTGGTGATATTGATTCAAGAATTTCCGATCCTAATAATTTTACTGATGATGCACCTGGAGCTAACGATAATGCATCAGGAATGGCTGGAACTATTGAAGCAGCTCGTGTATTAAGTAACTATACATTTGAAAATAGTATTATTTACGTAGGACTGTCTGGTGAAGAACAAGGTTTGTTTGGCGGAAAAGGATTGGCTGCCTACGCCAAGGAAAAAAACTGGAATATTGTTGGTGTTATGAATAATGATATGATTGGAAATATTAAAGGTGTTGATGGTGTAATTGATAATCGTACGTTTAGAATTTTTTCTGAGCCTGTACCTCCAACAGAAACAGAGCGTCAACGAAAAGCACGTCGCTTTTATGGTGGCGAGGTAGACGGAATTTCACGTCAGCTAGCGCGCTATATATACAAAACTACCAAAACTTATATGCCTGAAATGAATCCGAAAATGATTTACCGTTTAGATAGATTTGGTCGTGGTGGACATCATAGGCCTTTTAACGATACAGGTTTTGCCGGCATTCGAATTATGGAGGCGCATGAAAACTATACGCAACAACACCAAGATATTAGAACTGAAAATGGTATTGAATATGGAGACCGCTTACAATTTGTAAATTTTGAATATGCTAAAAAATTAACTGCTGTAAATGCTATTAATTTAGCAAGCATTGCTTCTGCCCCTCCTTCTCCGAAAAATGTAGGAATTGGTGGTATTGTTGAAGCATCTGCAAAATTACAATGGGATAACGTTGATGGTGCTAAAGGGTATAAAATTTATTGGAGAGATACTACTTCCCCAACTTGGGATAACTTCAGATATGTAGAAAACACTACTAAGTTTCCTTTAGAAGGAATTGTTCTTGACAACTACTTCTTTGGTGTAAGTGCTGTAGGAAAAAACGGACACGAAAGTATCGTTTCATTCCCTTCTAAAATTATACGTTAA
- a CDS encoding DUF6249 domain-containing protein — protein MEVAIVFMFLFAVIFGIFYLFYSTRNKERLALIEKGVDAKIFMQGEKKRSTLTGRVIILNLALLTMGIGVGVLLGAILSSFFGYNGPWETRPADAIDSEVFFIASIFLCAGGALLIGFNQTKKLDNE, from the coding sequence ATGGAAGTAGCAATTGTATTTATGTTCTTGTTTGCAGTAATATTCGGAATCTTTTATTTATTCTATTCAACAAGAAATAAAGAACGTTTAGCTTTAATTGAAAAAGGTGTAGATGCCAAAATTTTTATGCAAGGCGAAAAAAAACGTTCTACACTAACAGGAAGAGTTATTATCTTAAACTTGGCTTTACTAACTATGGGAATAGGTGTAGGTGTTTTATTAGGTGCTATTTTAAGTTCTTTCTTTGGTTATAATGGCCCTTGGGAAACTCGTCCAGCAGATGCTATTGATTCTGAAGTTTTCTTTATAGCTTCTATTTTTCTATGTGCTGGTGGAGCTTTATTAATCGGATTTAATCAAACCAAAAAATTAGATAACGAATAG
- a CDS encoding RNA polymerase sigma factor, which produces MTIINDQTYIDKILKGDANAYAFLVEKYKVMVFSLALKMVKSREEAEEISQDTFIKAYKNLSKFKGESKFSTWLYKITYRTCLDSLKRNKERYNTDAIDEVTINRIQSTDSILEGIERKERAQVINSCLLSLPEEERSILWMFYFEELSLKEIVEVTDFSEANVKVKLHRARKSLLNIVEKKVEPELINHYGRK; this is translated from the coding sequence ATGACTATTATTAACGATCAAACTTACATAGATAAAATTCTTAAAGGGGATGCTAATGCTTATGCTTTTTTAGTTGAGAAGTATAAAGTAATGGTGTTTTCGTTAGCGTTAAAAATGGTAAAGAGTAGAGAAGAAGCTGAAGAAATATCACAAGATACTTTTATAAAAGCATATAAGAATTTAAGTAAGTTTAAAGGAGAGTCCAAGTTTTCTACTTGGCTGTATAAAATAACTTACAGAACTTGTTTAGATAGTTTGAAAAGGAATAAAGAAAGGTACAATACCGATGCAATTGATGAAGTTACTATCAACAGAATACAATCTACAGACAGTATTTTAGAAGGTATTGAACGAAAAGAACGAGCACAAGTAATAAATAGTTGTCTATTAAGTTTGCCAGAAGAAGAACGTTCTATTTTATGGATGTTTTATTTTGAAGAATTAAGTTTGAAGGAAATAGTAGAAGTAACCGATTTTTCTGAAGCGAATGTTAAGGTGAAATTACACAGAGCGAGAAAAAGTTTACTGAATATAGTTGAGAAAAAAGTAGAACCAGAATTGATTAATCATTATGGGAGAAAATAA